The DNA segment GAGGTTGCCGAAGGCGATCGAATGGAGGAGGACCCGGACCTTGCCGTCGGGACCGATCGTCTCCGCGATGGACTCGATCGTCTCGGAGCGCTTGTCGGCGGCGATCGCATCGGCGTTCCAGGTGTGGAACCCGAGCCCGCGCGCTTCGGCCTCCGCGGCGATCTCGTCGAAGTGGGGCTGGATGTCCTTCATCGCGCCGCGTCGGTCACGATGGACGATCAGCATGTTGAGGCCGCCGCGCACCAGGCGCTTCGCGGTCGCGAGACCGAAGCCACTCGATCCGCCGAGGATCAGTCCCCACTCGTTGCTCGGGAAGTCTGCTCCGGATTCGTTCGTGCCCAACTCGATTCCCCTTCAACCCGGACCACCCACGCGGGGGCTCCGGTCGTCCTCTGCGATTTCGTCGGGCTGCGCTCGAGTCGAACGTCCGTCCACTCCCTTCCCGGTATGGGAGGAGAGGAGAAGACCCGACACCTCGGGACGCAGCTTTCTGGGGGCTAAAACCAACCCACGCGATCCGGTCGACCTGACCGGCCACGGCCACGCCGCTGGGGAAGCGACGGGTCGCGGAGGCATGGAGACGGCTTGCTGCGACACGGAATCCGGTCTGAACGAGCCCGGTAAAGGGTCGGTTCCGATCGGGATTTCCGAATTCCCGAAGAGTAGCGAGGGATCGCGATCCGAAGTGCAAATGTCTCGCAAAACTTGTGCAGCAAGGCGCTGAGCGGGAATAGTGACTCATGGTCAAGCCAGCCGCCAGCGCTCCGCCGGACCGTCGGTTCGGCGAGTCAGATCGATTCGGGTCGAAAAACGCCCAACTCGAGGCTTCGAACGATGTCCGGCAGCGCCCCGACCTCGGCCGACTCCAGTGCGACCCCTTCGGGGAAGGCGTCCGACAGGCGGCGGAAGTAGGGACGGTCCCGACGCGCGTCGACGATCACCACCAGGCCGCGATCGGTCTCGCTCCGGATCAGGCGGCCCGCCATCTGCTTGAGGTGCAGGAGCATCCGCCCGAGGGCAGCGCGGCGGAACGGATCCTCGCCCATCGCCCGAAGCCGGTCATCCCGGCGCCGACGAAGCTCCGTCGGCACGTCGAAGGGGAGCTTCTCGATCACGACCGCCTGCAGATCCTCGCCGCGCACGTCGATGCCCTGCCAGAATCGCCGCGCCCCGAGCAGCACCGCCCCACCCTTCGCCTTGCGGAAACGGTCGACGAGCGCGCCCGGATCGTCGCTCGCCCGTCGCGGGAGGAGGACCTCGATCCCCTCGCCCTCGAGGAGCTGGCTCAGGCGATCCGCCGTGTCGCGCATGCGCGCGAGGCTCGTGAAGAGGCCGAGGGTCCGACCGCCCATCGCGCGAGCCAGCGTCGCCAGCGTCTGGGCGGTCTCCTCGACCAGGTCGCCGGCGAGCGCCGGATCGTGCTCGATCGCCACGACCCGCATCGCCTCGGCGTACGGGAAGGGTGAACCGACCGCGCGGCTCCAGCTCTCCGGCACGTCGTTTCCAGCGAGCCCGACTTCACCGAGGGCGGCGTGATCGTCACCGCCGACGAAGAGCGTCGCCGACACCACGGCAAGCCCCTCGAGCTTCTCGAGGAACTCCTCCCGGAACGCCTCACCCGGCGCGACCGGCCGGAGCACGAGGGACCAGCGATCGTAGGGGCTCTCGAGACCCTCGAAGGCCGCCACATAGTCGTCGTTCTCGGGCGCGAAGGCCACGCGGAGTCCATGGGCGGCGCCGACCAACGCCTCGACGTGGGCCGTGATCGAGCGCTCCGCTTCTTCCTCGGCGTCGAGATCTCGCTGGGGGCCCGTCGGAAGCCCGTCCCGATCCTCCCCGGACACGAGCCGCTTGGCCGGACCCGTGCGACTCGCATGGGCGGCGATCGCGTCGAGCCGCCGCGCGGCGGCCTCGGCCACCTGCCCCGCCCCCCGGAATCGACGGGCCGCTTCCGCCGAGAGCTCGACGCCCCCGAACGCATCCGCGCCTTCGGCCATCGTCCGCCCGAGCCCGATCAGCTCGAGCATCAGATCGCGCCGGTTCTGCCGGAGCGAGGCTTCTTCGTTCTTCGATTCGGGCTGCGCCACGAGGCCCGTCGTCGCATACCGTCGCTGGCCGCGCCGAACCGGGGCGCCGAAGAGCTCGTCGAGCCGCTCGGCCACGTCTTCCGGACGCACGCGGATGGCGTAGACCTCCTCCGCGACCCCGCCGACCTCGTGCCCCTCGTCCATCACCACGTGCGCGAAGGCGGGGTAGTCCGGCGGCCAACGGAGCAGCAGATCGTGGTTCGCGACGACGAGGTGGGCCTTCGCCAGGGAGCGCCGATGTCGGCCGAAGGGACAGCGACGCTCGTGGGCGCACTGCTCCCGGGAGCACTGGTCCGATCGAACGGCCACGCTCGCGCGCAGCAGCTCGCGCAAGCGCGGATGCCTTCGCAGGAGCGCCGCGGGCAACGTGCCGATCTCGCCGTTCGGCCGGATCCGCGCGCACGCCTCGAGGAGCGCGTAGTCCTCGCGGAGATCGTCGAGGAGCGCCGGGTCCGAGGCCTCGCCGAGCGCGGCGCTCAAGCGCCGCTCGCAGACGTAGTTCGCGCGGCCCTTGATCGAGAGCGCACGCAGGGACGGGTGGCCCAGGAAGCGCGCCGCGGCGGCGATGTCCTTCCGTAGGAGCTGGTCCTGGAGGAGCTTCGTCCGCGTCGAGAGGACGACCGGCTCCTTGGCGCCGGCCGCAGCCCGCGCGATCGCGAACGGAATCGCGACCGCGAGATAGGCGAGCGACTTCCCGACCCCTGTCCCACCCTCGAGCTTCGCGATTCCACCGTCGGCGAACACGTGGAAGAACTCGCGAGCGAGGGTCAGCTGCTCTTCCCGCACGCGGTAGCCCGGGAAGTGACGCCGCCCGCGCGCCTCGTCCGAGAGCGCCTCGAGGATCGCCTCGAGCTCGAAGGGCACCGGCACCTCGCCGCTCGCCCCGATCTCCAGGAAGCGCCCGTCGGCCTGCGAGCCGGGGGGCGCGGGCCGGACGCCCGCTGCGTCTTGCGTTGCACCCGTGGCGAATCGCTCGAAGTCGAACGCCTCTTCGTCGTCGCCGACGACGAAGAGATCGTCGGCCTCGCCGTCGGCGAGCTCGCTCGCGGCGCCTTCCAGCAGCCCGCGCCACGGGGAGCTCGGGAGATGACGCGCGAGGATCCGTCGCGCCTCGGAATAACGTGCGACACCCAGGATCGCGCCCCGCGCGAGCCGACCGACGAGGGTGGCGGCATCCAGCGCGTCCTCGAAGGCCCGATGACGCTCCTCGCGATCGAGCATCGAGCGCACGAAGGTCTCGAGCCGGAGATCCCCCGCGTCGGGATGGGTGAGCGCGAGGATCGCCTGCGTATCCAGGAAGCGTGCGCTGCCGAGACCGGAGTCGACCTCCTTGCGCAGGAAGGCCCGCTCGAACTCCGCTTGATGAGCCACGAGCGTTCGGCCGGCGAGCGCCTCGCGAACGCGCTCGCGCAGCTGGATCATCCGCGGCGCCGACTCGACGTCGGCGTCCACGAGACCGGTCAGTCGACTCACCAGTGGCGGGATCGGCCGCGACGGGCGGACCAGGCTCGCCCCGACGCCGACGGTCGCCTCGTCGGGATCGAGGAGCAGGAGCCCGATCTCGATGATCTCCGCCGAACGACTCTCGGGCAGCCCCGTCGTCTCGAGATCCACGAACGCGACCGGACCGATCTCGGACAGCCACGACTGCAACGCAGCCAGGTCGAGCCCGAGATCCTCCGGATTCCGCCGCTCGATCTCGAAGCTCATTCCCTCACCCGGCCTGGCGTCGATCGGAGACCGTTCGAAGCCAAGGCGCCCGCTCTAACTGGACGTCGCCATAGGGGCAAGGCGCGACGAACGCGCCTTGGCGCCCCCCGGCTAGACATAGATCCCGCCGGCGTACTCGCGGTCCTGACGGATCTCGACGTTGATCAGAGCGGGCAGTCCCGAAGCCGCGGCGCGTTCGAGCGCGGGCCGCAGCTGATCCGGCTCGGTCACGTACTCCCCGTGACCGCCCAGGGCTTCGACGACCTTGTCGTAGCGCGTGCGGTTCAGCAACACGCCTTCGAGACGATCCCAGCCGTAGATCGCGCCCTGGGGTCGCATCATCTGTCCCCAGGCGCCGTCGTTGCCGACGATGCCGATGATCGGGAGGCCGAAGCGGACGGCGGTGTCGTACTCCATCCCGTTGAAGCCGAAGGAGCCATCGCCGTACATGATCACGACCGGGCGCTCCGGGTGGGCGAGCTTCGCGGCGAGCGCGAAGGGCATCCCGACGCCGAGCGTCCCGAGCGGCCCGGGATCCATCCAGGCGCCTTCGCTCTTGACGGGGATGATCTTCGCGGAGGTCGCGACGATGTCGCCGCCGTCGCCGATCACGATCGGGTCGTTCCCTCCGACGGAAAGGGTGTCGAGCCAGTCCCGCACCTCACGACACATGCGCTGGGGGTCGATCGGAACCTCGTCGCTGTTCAGCGCGGCCTGGACCTTCGCCTCGGCCTTGTTCTCGATCTCGCGGAGCTCGTCGCGCCAGCCCGTGAAGTCGAGCTTCGCGCCCTGCGTCTCGATCTCCGCCGAGAGCGCCTCAAACGTGCACGCCAGATTTCCGACGAGCGGGACGTCGGCCTGGCGGTTCTGACCGATCAGCGTCGCGTCCATGTCGAGCTGGATGATCTTCGTGTCCGCCGGGATCGTCTGGCCGAAGCGCATCCGGAAGTCGAGGAGCGTGCCCGCGAGGATGATCAGGTCGATCTTCTGGAGCGCATCGCGTCGCGAGCGGTTCAGGAAC comes from the bacterium genome and includes:
- a CDS encoding exonuclease domain-containing protein — its product is MSFEIERRNPEDLGLDLAALQSWLSEIGPVAFVDLETTGLPESRSAEIIEIGLLLLDPDEATVGVGASLVRPSRPIPPLVSRLTGLVDADVESAPRMIQLRERVREALAGRTLVAHQAEFERAFLRKEVDSGLGSARFLDTQAILALTHPDAGDLRLETFVRSMLDREERHRAFEDALDAATLVGRLARGAILGVARYSEARRILARHLPSSPWRGLLEGAASELADGEADDLFVVGDDEEAFDFERFATGATQDAAGVRPAPPGSQADGRFLEIGASGEVPVPFELEAILEALSDEARGRRHFPGYRVREEQLTLAREFFHVFADGGIAKLEGGTGVGKSLAYLAVAIPFAIARAAAGAKEPVVLSTRTKLLQDQLLRKDIAAAARFLGHPSLRALSIKGRANYVCERRLSAALGEASDPALLDDLREDYALLEACARIRPNGEIGTLPAALLRRHPRLRELLRASVAVRSDQCSREQCAHERRCPFGRHRRSLAKAHLVVANHDLLLRWPPDYPAFAHVVMDEGHEVGGVAEEVYAIRVRPEDVAERLDELFGAPVRRGQRRYATTGLVAQPESKNEEASLRQNRRDLMLELIGLGRTMAEGADAFGGVELSAEAARRFRGAGQVAEAAARRLDAIAAHASRTGPAKRLVSGEDRDGLPTGPQRDLDAEEEAERSITAHVEALVGAAHGLRVAFAPENDDYVAAFEGLESPYDRWSLVLRPVAPGEAFREEFLEKLEGLAVVSATLFVGGDDHAALGEVGLAGNDVPESWSRAVGSPFPYAEAMRVVAIEHDPALAGDLVEETAQTLATLARAMGGRTLGLFTSLARMRDTADRLSQLLEGEGIEVLLPRRASDDPGALVDRFRKAKGGAVLLGARRFWQGIDVRGEDLQAVVIEKLPFDVPTELRRRRDDRLRAMGEDPFRRAALGRMLLHLKQMAGRLIRSETDRGLVVIVDARRDRPYFRRLSDAFPEGVALESAEVGALPDIVRSLELGVFRPESI
- a CDS encoding thiamine pyrophosphate-binding protein, whose translation is MSLHGGKLAAKALKEAGVEVVFTLSGGHIMPLYDGCIDEGIKIVDVRHEQAAVHAADSWARCNPGSIGVAAITAGPGVTDGVTGIANAWRANSPILVFGGQGPFENLRRGSLQEMDHLGVVRPITKYCDAVYESKRIPEYIELAIRHAVSGIPGPAYLEIPMDIFMGGVEEEVTIPKIRTNPPRLSPDKDEVTKAVELLAQAERPMLMAGTSVKWSYASEAMNQFISDTHMPTYTNGMGRGTVPPDSPEFLNRSRRDALQKIDLIILAGTLLDFRMRFGQTIPADTKIIQLDMDATLIGQNRQADVPLVGNLACTFEALSAEIETQGAKLDFTGWRDELREIENKAEAKVQAALNSDEVPIDPQRMCREVRDWLDTLSVGGNDPIVIGDGGDIVATSAKIIPVKSEGAWMDPGPLGTLGVGMPFALAAKLAHPERPVVIMYGDGSFGFNGMEYDTAVRFGLPIIGIVGNDGAWGQMMRPQGAIYGWDRLEGVLLNRTRYDKVVEALGGHGEYVTEPDQLRPALERAAASGLPALINVEIRQDREYAGGIYV